Proteins encoded in a region of the Natronorubrum halophilum genome:
- a CDS encoding argininosuccinate synthase, producing MTRVALAFSGGLDTTVCVPLLEEEYGYDDVIGVTVDVGQPASEFEEAEETAEALGLEHFVVDARAEFAQLCLESVRANATYQGYPLGTALARPVIANAILEVAEEQGCTGIAHGCTGKGNDQLRFEAVWRDSDLEVIAPVRELGLTRKWEQEYAAEKNLPVEGGSGGDWSIDTNLWSRSVEGDKLEDPNYVPPKEIYEWTNDPSSETQEIEISFEKGYPVAVDVLGSEAPASQSEASASDDGVEYDPVDLIEHLNAVAGAYGVGRTDSMEDRMLGLKVRENYEHPAATTLLNAHEALEGLVLTQEEREFKQLIDQRWSKKGYEGLIDAPLVKALEAFIDETQQRVTGTVTIRFEGGQARAVARDSKYAAYSAEHASFDTETVGKITQEDATGVAKYHGFQRRLANSVTADEDEEVELATDGSGQREDDD from the coding sequence ATGACACGCGTTGCACTCGCGTTCTCGGGCGGACTAGACACGACTGTTTGTGTCCCGCTGCTCGAGGAAGAATACGGATACGACGACGTCATCGGCGTCACGGTAGACGTCGGCCAGCCGGCTTCCGAGTTCGAGGAAGCCGAGGAAACCGCCGAAGCACTCGGCCTTGAACACTTCGTCGTCGACGCGCGAGCGGAATTCGCTCAACTCTGTCTCGAGAGCGTCCGCGCGAACGCGACCTACCAGGGCTACCCGCTGGGAACGGCACTCGCCCGCCCCGTGATCGCAAACGCGATCCTGGAAGTCGCCGAAGAACAGGGCTGTACCGGCATCGCACACGGCTGTACCGGCAAGGGGAACGACCAGCTCCGGTTCGAAGCCGTCTGGCGCGACTCCGACCTCGAGGTCATCGCTCCCGTGCGCGAACTCGGACTCACCCGCAAGTGGGAACAGGAGTACGCCGCCGAGAAGAACCTCCCCGTCGAGGGCGGCAGCGGCGGCGACTGGTCGATCGACACCAACCTCTGGAGTCGCTCCGTCGAGGGCGACAAACTCGAGGATCCCAACTACGTCCCGCCCAAGGAGATCTACGAGTGGACGAACGATCCCTCGAGCGAGACCCAGGAGATCGAAATCTCCTTCGAGAAGGGTTACCCCGTCGCCGTCGACGTTCTCGGGAGCGAAGCTCCCGCGAGCCAATCAGAAGCGTCCGCTTCTGATGACGGCGTCGAGTACGATCCGGTCGACCTCATCGAGCACCTGAACGCCGTGGCCGGGGCTTACGGCGTCGGTCGCACCGATTCGATGGAAGACCGCATGCTCGGTCTGAAAGTCCGTGAGAACTACGAACACCCGGCCGCGACGACGCTGCTCAACGCCCACGAGGCGCTCGAGGGCCTCGTCCTCACGCAGGAAGAACGCGAGTTCAAGCAGCTGATCGACCAGCGCTGGTCCAAGAAGGGCTACGAGGGCCTGATCGACGCGCCGCTCGTGAAGGCGCTCGAGGCCTTCATCGACGAGACTCAACAGCGCGTCACCGGCACGGTCACGATCCGCTTCGAAGGCGGACAGGCCCGCGCCGTGGCTCGCGACAGCAAGTACGCCGCGTACTCGGCCGAACACGCCTCCTTCGACACCGAGACGGTCGGCAAGATCACGCAGGAGGACGCGACGGGCGTCGCGAAGTACCACGGCTTCCAGCGCCGTCTCGCGAACTCGGTGACCGCGGACGAAGACGAGGAAGTCGAGCTCGCGACGGACGGGAGCGGGCAGCGCGAGGACGACGACTAA
- a CDS encoding aspartate aminotransferase family protein — MTAHDFVSGGKPIGIERGEGPYLYTADGTEYVDAGASFACTPLGHSHPAVVEAVQEQVGKLTFVDSSYPVQSREDAYAAFVASTPDGLDQAWFCNSGTEANEAALKFARSATGESKIVAATRSFHGRTMGALAATWKDKYKKPFEPLAGDVEFVPYGDGEELAAAVDDETAAVILEPIQGEGGINVPPAGYLETARECTDDAGAALVFDEVQTGMGRTGAMWACQRAGVTPDVITTAKGLGNGLPVGAVAVRDWIADGAASHNATFSGGPVVSAAVHATVSTLVEEEWPAHAAEIGDYLVDELEAALGDEVREVRGDGLLVGVELKRGANRVARDLAMEHQILALPAGRTVLRLLPPLVIDEPEADQFVDALSEILAPEANAES, encoded by the coding sequence ATGACGGCCCACGACTTCGTCTCCGGCGGCAAGCCGATCGGCATCGAACGCGGCGAGGGTCCGTACCTCTACACCGCAGACGGCACGGAGTACGTAGACGCCGGCGCGAGTTTCGCGTGCACGCCGCTCGGACACAGCCACCCGGCGGTCGTCGAGGCCGTTCAGGAGCAGGTCGGTAAACTGACGTTCGTCGACTCCTCGTACCCCGTCCAATCGCGTGAGGACGCCTACGCCGCGTTCGTCGCGTCGACCCCGGACGGACTGGACCAGGCCTGGTTCTGCAACTCCGGGACCGAGGCCAACGAGGCCGCGCTGAAGTTCGCCCGCTCGGCGACCGGCGAGTCGAAGATCGTCGCCGCGACCCGCTCGTTCCACGGGCGGACGATGGGGGCGCTCGCGGCGACCTGGAAAGACAAGTACAAGAAGCCATTCGAGCCGCTGGCCGGCGACGTGGAGTTCGTCCCCTACGGCGACGGCGAGGAGCTCGCGGCCGCCGTGGACGACGAGACCGCAGCCGTGATCTTAGAGCCGATTCAGGGCGAAGGCGGAATCAACGTCCCGCCGGCGGGCTACCTCGAGACCGCCCGCGAATGCACCGACGACGCCGGTGCGGCGCTCGTCTTCGACGAGGTTCAGACCGGAATGGGCCGCACGGGTGCGATGTGGGCCTGCCAGCGCGCGGGCGTGACGCCCGACGTGATCACGACGGCGAAAGGACTCGGCAACGGCCTGCCCGTCGGCGCGGTCGCGGTTCGCGACTGGATCGCCGACGGCGCGGCCTCGCACAACGCCACGTTCAGCGGCGGCCCCGTCGTCTCCGCGGCGGTCCACGCGACCGTCTCGACGCTGGTCGAAGAGGAGTGGCCCGCCCACGCCGCCGAGATCGGCGACTACCTCGTCGACGAACTCGAGGCGGCCCTCGGCGACGAGGTGCGCGAGGTCCGCGGCGACGGCCTGCTCGTCGGCGTCGAGTTGAAACGCGGCGCGAACCGCGTCGCTCGCGACCTGGCGATGGAGCATCAGATACTGGCGCTCCCCGCGGGCCGGACCGTCCTGCGCCTGCTGCCGCCGCTCGTGATCGACGAGCCGGAAGCGGATCAGTTCGTGGACGCCCTCTCCGAGATCCTCGCCCCCGAGGCAAACGCAGAATCATGA
- the lysX gene encoding lysine biosynthesis protein LysX, whose protein sequence is MTLQVGILYSRIRKDEKLLLNELRERDHEIEKIDVRKQTFDISEAPESFEGLDIVVDRCLATSRSLYATQFFEAYGIPVVNSHETADICADKVKNSLALERAGVPTPATKVAFTKETAMAAIEEFGYPCVLKPVVGSWGRLMAKIDSPDAAEAILEHKATLGHYEHKVFYVQEFVEKPGRDIRVLATDGEPIAGMVRSSDHWITNAAKGAETDVFEPDEEARELVRKASDAVGGGLLGIDLMETDEGYTVHEVNHTVEFKALDGAVETDIAGTVVDWLETKAAGATEEELEVSA, encoded by the coding sequence GTGACCTTGCAAGTAGGAATACTCTACTCCCGGATCCGCAAGGACGAGAAGCTCCTCCTGAACGAGCTTCGCGAGCGCGACCACGAAATCGAAAAGATCGACGTCCGCAAGCAGACGTTCGACATCAGCGAGGCCCCCGAGTCGTTCGAAGGCCTCGATATCGTCGTCGACCGCTGTCTCGCCACGAGTCGGAGCCTGTACGCCACGCAGTTCTTCGAGGCCTACGGCATCCCCGTGGTCAACAGCCACGAGACCGCGGACATCTGCGCCGATAAGGTGAAAAACAGCCTCGCGCTCGAGCGTGCGGGCGTTCCCACGCCCGCGACGAAAGTCGCGTTCACGAAAGAGACCGCGATGGCCGCCATCGAGGAGTTCGGCTATCCCTGCGTCCTCAAACCCGTCGTGGGTTCGTGGGGTCGCCTGATGGCCAAGATCGATTCGCCGGACGCCGCGGAAGCGATTCTGGAGCACAAGGCGACGCTCGGACACTACGAGCACAAGGTGTTCTACGTTCAGGAGTTCGTCGAGAAACCGGGCCGCGACATTCGCGTGCTCGCGACCGACGGCGAACCGATCGCCGGGATGGTCCGCTCGTCGGACCACTGGATCACGAACGCGGCCAAAGGTGCCGAGACTGACGTCTTCGAGCCGGACGAGGAAGCGCGAGAACTCGTCCGAAAGGCCAGCGACGCCGTCGGCGGCGGGCTGCTCGGCATCGACCTGATGGAGACCGACGAGGGGTATACGGTCCACGAGGTCAACCACACCGTCGAGTTCAAAGCGCTCGACGGCGCGGTCGAGACCGACATCGCCGGCACCGTCGTCGACTGGCTCGAGACGAAAGCGGCGGGCGCGACCGAGGAGGAACTCGAGGTGAGCGCCTGA
- a CDS encoding 2'-5' RNA ligase family protein has protein sequence MYSVNVPVPGRVRTLANELYPELVGFDHVREDHSCLLKRLGDTDHVAQLQHRAHRALEGSPAVEARITGLDYFPDPPLGSAPVVYLAVESPGLESIHATLTDTFGTVEGLEGADYVPHVTLARGGDVETAKRLANREIEPIRWTVSELEFWDGTYKLPVSRVSLPA, from the coding sequence GTGTACAGCGTCAACGTCCCAGTCCCCGGCCGCGTTCGAACGCTCGCCAACGAACTCTACCCCGAACTCGTCGGCTTCGATCACGTCCGCGAGGACCACTCCTGTCTGCTCAAACGGCTCGGCGACACCGATCACGTCGCCCAGCTACAACACCGCGCCCACCGCGCGCTCGAGGGCTCCCCCGCCGTCGAAGCCCGAATTACGGGGCTCGACTACTTTCCGGACCCGCCACTCGGGTCGGCCCCCGTCGTCTACCTCGCCGTCGAGAGCCCCGGCCTCGAGTCGATCCACGCTACTCTCACGGATACGTTCGGGACCGTCGAAGGACTCGAGGGTGCCGATTACGTCCCCCACGTCACGCTGGCCCGCGGCGGCGACGTAGAGACCGCGAAGCGACTCGCCAACCGCGAGATCGAACCGATCCGGTGGACGGTCAGCGAACTCGAGTTCTGGGACGGAACCTACAAACTGCCGGTGAGTCGCGTCTCGCTCCCGGCGTGA
- the lysW gene encoding lysine biosynthesis protein LysW produces MTECVECGAEVSLHDDLEVGEIVDCTTCGAELEVVDTEPPVLERAPELEEDWGE; encoded by the coding sequence ATGACCGAATGCGTCGAGTGTGGGGCCGAGGTGTCCCTGCATGACGATCTGGAAGTAGGAGAGATCGTTGACTGTACGACCTGTGGAGCAGAGCTTGAAGTCGTCGACACTGAGCCGCCAGTCCTCGAGCGAGCCCCGGAGCTCGAAGAGGACTGGGGTGAGTGA
- the argH gene encoding argininosuccinate lyase has protein sequence MTEESAHDRSTPGTAMTDGGEQSNGLRSSSELCSDGGEGVVRRDRFSGGPARSFLSSLSADRRIFEADLEVDRAHVLMLAEQGIIEDDIAGRILTALDAIEVDNHDSLPDGEDVHEAIETAVIERVGDDGGKMHTARSRNDEVATCIRYRLREDVLSVIETTLALREALVAVAEANTETIMPGYTHLQPAQPITVAHWACSYEGAVRRDTARLLEAYARINESPLGGAAFAGTTFDIDRERVAELLGFDGVVENSMDASSSRDFLLETTQVLSTHATTVSGLAEDVIIFANRGFVDLADDYSSTSSIMPQKKNPDTLELVRAVAGDAAGSVQGLTTTLKGLPRAYNRDLQRATTHAWGTVDAVCEASEVAAGAIATAEWDEEALAAEAGAGFSTATGVADLLAANGLPFRTAHELVAIAAERGGDYDAVDAAARDVLGDPLDSVVDPAAVEAALDPVESVASRDSQGGPAPEAVAPQLESARRALSDDEGTLEEASDALETAREALRAEVNGYV, from the coding sequence ATGACCGAGGAGAGCGCTCACGACAGGTCCACGCCCGGAACCGCGATGACCGACGGCGGTGAGCAGTCCAACGGACTGCGATCCTCGTCGGAACTTTGCTCCGACGGCGGCGAGGGCGTCGTCCGGCGAGACCGCTTTAGCGGCGGCCCCGCTCGGAGCTTCCTCTCCTCGCTGTCCGCCGATCGGCGGATCTTCGAGGCCGACCTCGAGGTCGACCGTGCGCACGTGCTGATGCTCGCCGAACAGGGGATCATCGAGGACGATATCGCGGGGCGGATACTGACCGCCCTCGACGCGATCGAGGTCGACAACCACGACTCCCTGCCCGACGGCGAGGACGTCCACGAGGCCATCGAAACGGCCGTCATCGAACGCGTCGGTGACGACGGCGGGAAGATGCACACCGCACGCTCGAGAAACGACGAGGTCGCGACGTGCATTCGCTATCGCCTGCGCGAGGACGTGCTCTCCGTGATCGAGACGACGCTCGCGCTCCGCGAGGCGCTGGTGGCGGTCGCCGAGGCGAACACGGAGACGATCATGCCCGGCTACACCCACCTCCAGCCCGCCCAGCCGATCACGGTCGCTCACTGGGCGTGCTCCTACGAGGGAGCCGTGCGCCGCGATACCGCACGGTTGCTCGAGGCCTACGCCCGGATCAACGAGTCGCCGCTGGGCGGAGCCGCCTTCGCCGGGACGACGTTCGATATCGACCGCGAGCGCGTCGCCGAGTTGCTCGGCTTCGACGGTGTCGTCGAGAACTCGATGGATGCCTCCTCGAGCCGGGACTTCCTGCTCGAGACGACGCAGGTGCTGTCGACGCACGCGACGACAGTGTCGGGGCTCGCGGAGGACGTTATTATCTTCGCGAACCGCGGCTTCGTCGACCTCGCGGACGATTACTCCTCGACGTCGTCGATCATGCCCCAGAAGAAAAACCCCGACACGCTGGAACTCGTCCGCGCGGTCGCGGGCGATGCGGCTGGCAGCGTTCAGGGGCTGACGACGACGCTCAAGGGATTGCCCCGCGCGTACAACCGCGACCTCCAGCGGGCGACGACCCACGCCTGGGGGACCGTCGACGCGGTGTGCGAGGCGAGCGAGGTCGCCGCCGGCGCGATTGCGACGGCCGAGTGGGACGAGGAAGCGCTCGCCGCCGAAGCCGGCGCGGGCTTCTCGACGGCGACCGGCGTCGCCGACCTGCTCGCGGCGAACGGATTGCCCTTCCGGACGGCCCACGAGCTAGTCGCGATCGCAGCGGAACGCGGCGGCGACTACGACGCCGTCGACGCGGCCGCTCGAGACGTACTGGGCGACCCCCTCGACTCCGTTGTCGACCCCGCTGCCGTCGAAGCCGCGCTCGACCCCGTCGAAAGCGTCGCGAGTCGCGACTCGCAGGGCGGTCCTGCCCCCGAGGCGGTCGCGCCCCAACTCGAGTCCGCTCGCAGGGCGCTGTCGGACGACGAGGGAACGCTCGAGGAGGCGAGCGACGCGCTCGAGACGGCCCGCGAAGCGCTCCGAGCGGAGGTGAACGGCTATGTGTAA
- a CDS encoding DUF7554 family protein — protein MFDVRGKLEVETLLKIVLALIAVLLALQIIGIVVGWIAQLLTPILLLVVALVVVLWLLDRL, from the coding sequence ATGTTCGACGTACGTGGCAAACTCGAGGTCGAAACTCTGCTGAAGATCGTCCTCGCGCTGATCGCCGTCTTGCTCGCCCTCCAGATCATCGGAATCGTCGTCGGGTGGATCGCTCAGCTGTTGACGCCCATCCTCCTGTTGGTCGTCGCTCTGGTGGTCGTCCTGTGGCTCCTCGATCGGCTCTAA
- a CDS encoding acetylglutamate/acetylaminoadipate kinase — protein MTVVVKVGGARAVDPEGALADVASLVEDGEDVVLTHGGSTAVDETLEKLGEDPTYVETPGGVVGRFTDEDTMDVFKMVMPGKLNTDLVESLHNEGVDAVGLSGTDGKLLRGKRKSAVRVKEDGKKKIKRGDHSGKIESVNSDLLETVLAGGYTPVVSVPMLGEEKSGGYTAVNADADRAAAAIAGALEADLVVLTDVSGIYEDPDDESTKIDSATTPADFETVKAAAEGFMTKKVMAAEEALEGGASSVIVATANADEPITSALAGEGTTLEPGVLAENADETAQEAAE, from the coding sequence ATGACCGTTGTGGTCAAGGTCGGCGGCGCACGCGCCGTCGATCCCGAAGGCGCGCTCGCGGACGTTGCGAGCCTCGTCGAGGACGGCGAAGATGTCGTGCTCACCCACGGCGGATCGACTGCCGTCGACGAGACCCTCGAAAAACTCGGCGAGGACCCGACCTACGTCGAGACGCCCGGCGGCGTCGTCGGCCGCTTTACGGACGAGGACACCATGGACGTCTTCAAGATGGTGATGCCCGGCAAGCTCAACACGGATCTCGTGGAGAGCCTGCACAACGAGGGCGTCGACGCCGTGGGACTCTCCGGTACCGACGGCAAACTGCTCCGTGGCAAGCGCAAGTCGGCCGTCCGCGTCAAGGAAGACGGCAAGAAGAAGATCAAGCGCGGCGACCACTCGGGCAAGATCGAGTCGGTCAATTCGGACCTGCTCGAGACCGTCCTCGCGGGCGGTTACACGCCCGTCGTCTCCGTTCCCATGCTGGGTGAGGAGAAGTCGGGTGGCTACACGGCGGTCAACGCCGACGCCGACCGCGCGGCTGCTGCGATCGCCGGTGCGCTCGAGGCCGACCTGGTCGTGCTCACCGACGTCTCGGGCATTTACGAGGATCCCGACGACGAGTCGACGAAGATCGATTCGGCGACGACGCCAGCGGACTTTGAAACCGTCAAAGCCGCCGCGGAGGGCTTCATGACGAAGAAGGTCATGGCCGCCGAGGAGGCCCTCGAGGGCGGCGCGTCGTCGGTCATCGTCGCGACCGCAAACGCCGACGAACCGATCACGAGCGCGCTCGCGGGCGAGGGCACGACGCTCGAGCCCGGCGTGCTCGCCGAGAACGCGGACGAGACGGCACAGGAGGCCGCAGAATGA
- the argC gene encoding N-acetyl-gamma-glutamyl-phosphate reductase, translating to MAVGTETGTDENAETVTATVIGGSGFTGGELLRLLAGHPNFEITEVTSRSKAGKSVGSVHPPLRGTDLRFTEPEDLESVDVLFAATPHGVSMGQIDEFFEVANTVVDLSADFRLETEAQYDEWYDGHEAPEYLETAEYALPEINRENLAGADLIAGGGCNATATILGLYPLFEHGILEGGEQVVVDVKVGSSEGGAGGGEASSHPERSGVVRPYAPTGHRHEAEIEQFLGTSVAFTCHAVDMIRGASATNHVFPSGPVSKGDLWQAYRGCYEDEPFVRMAAGGSGVYRYPEPKAVAGTNLAEVGFELDPQNKRIVVFSAIDNMMKGSAGQAVHAANIALGLEETAGLEFTGLHPVGAP from the coding sequence ATGGCGGTCGGCACCGAAACCGGCACCGACGAGAACGCCGAGACGGTGACGGCGACCGTCATCGGCGGCTCCGGCTTTACGGGCGGCGAGTTGCTGCGACTCCTCGCCGGCCATCCGAACTTCGAGATTACCGAGGTTACCAGCCGATCGAAGGCCGGGAAGAGCGTCGGCTCCGTCCATCCGCCGCTTCGCGGCACGGACCTTCGCTTTACCGAACCCGAGGATCTCGAGTCCGTCGACGTCCTGTTCGCGGCGACGCCTCACGGCGTTTCCATGGGACAGATCGACGAGTTCTTCGAGGTCGCCAACACGGTTGTCGACCTCTCGGCCGACTTTCGCCTCGAGACCGAGGCGCAGTACGACGAGTGGTACGACGGCCACGAGGCACCCGAGTACCTCGAAACGGCCGAGTACGCCCTGCCCGAGATCAACCGCGAGAACCTCGCGGGCGCGGACCTGATCGCCGGCGGCGGCTGTAACGCCACCGCGACCATTCTGGGCCTGTACCCGCTGTTCGAGCACGGCATTCTCGAAGGTGGCGAACAGGTCGTCGTCGACGTGAAAGTCGGCTCCTCCGAGGGCGGAGCCGGCGGCGGCGAGGCCTCGAGCCACCCCGAACGCTCGGGCGTCGTCCGTCCCTACGCGCCGACGGGCCACCGACACGAGGCCGAGATCGAGCAGTTCCTCGGCACGAGCGTCGCGTTCACCTGCCACGCCGTGGATATGATTCGCGGTGCGAGCGCGACGAATCACGTCTTCCCCTCGGGTCCCGTCTCGAAGGGCGACCTCTGGCAGGCCTACCGCGGCTGCTACGAGGACGAGCCGTTCGTCCGCATGGCCGCCGGCGGCTCCGGCGTCTATCGATATCCGGAACCCAAAGCGGTTGCCGGAACCAACCTCGCCGAGGTCGGCTTCGAACTCGATCCGCAGAACAAGCGCATCGTCGTCTTCTCGGCCATCGACAACATGATGAAAGGCTCCGCGGGACAGGCGGTCCACGCCGCCAACATCGCGCTGGGGCTCGAGGAGACGGCCGGGCTCGAGTTTACGGGTCTCCATCCCGTGGGGGCTCCCTGA
- a CDS encoding DUF7343 domain-containing protein, whose product MDAKGLRALVWVLVGIGCVVALLPVASTGAVADVGIAGATLQDTPSEDNRLDSADEIHMDVFVHENGSATFVIGYEFENDSNGDWEALRDDIEENPEAYETAQEEQWNDILVEGENATDREMEISNVSVTTDTVSAPRDRGYVEVSFEWSKFAYVELNRIEAGDALEGFTLPSDTSLRIFSPEGYTIEEVEPTPEEGDGSSVFWSSDGAPFSPDPPSVVMIEESDTEQQSPDTREGPSMPWLIVAAALALLAIAGAAVWWRRRDRNDRTGGGTGDAVSPIPADSIPADDSNGPPPELLSNEERVLHLLEEHGGRIKQQEVVSELDWTEAKTSQVISGLREEEEIEVFRIGRENVLALPDDDERDSQPP is encoded by the coding sequence ATGGATGCGAAGGGGCTTCGGGCCCTGGTATGGGTGCTCGTGGGTATCGGTTGCGTCGTCGCGTTACTCCCGGTCGCCTCGACCGGGGCCGTGGCCGACGTTGGAATCGCGGGAGCGACGCTGCAGGATACGCCTTCCGAAGACAACCGGCTCGACAGTGCCGACGAGATTCACATGGACGTGTTCGTCCACGAAAACGGATCGGCGACGTTCGTCATCGGCTACGAATTCGAGAACGACTCCAACGGGGACTGGGAGGCCCTTCGCGACGACATCGAGGAGAACCCGGAGGCGTACGAGACCGCTCAGGAAGAGCAGTGGAACGACATCCTCGTCGAGGGGGAGAACGCGACGGATCGGGAGATGGAGATCTCGAACGTTTCCGTCACCACGGATACGGTTTCCGCCCCGCGAGACCGCGGCTACGTCGAAGTTTCCTTCGAATGGTCCAAGTTCGCCTACGTCGAATTGAACCGGATCGAGGCGGGCGATGCGCTCGAGGGCTTTACGCTCCCCAGCGACACCTCGTTACGGATCTTCTCGCCCGAGGGGTACACTATCGAGGAGGTCGAACCGACGCCCGAAGAGGGCGACGGAAGCTCGGTCTTCTGGAGCAGCGACGGAGCGCCGTTTTCCCCTGACCCTCCCTCGGTGGTCATGATCGAGGAGAGCGATACGGAGCAGCAATCGCCCGATACGCGAGAGGGTCCCTCGATGCCGTGGCTGATCGTAGCGGCTGCACTCGCCCTGCTCGCGATCGCCGGGGCAGCCGTCTGGTGGCGCAGACGCGATCGAAACGATAGGACGGGGGGCGGTACCGGCGACGCGGTTTCGCCGATACCCGCCGACTCGATTCCCGCTGACGACTCGAACGGGCCGCCGCCCGAGTTGCTCAGCAACGAAGAACGCGTTCTCCACCTGCTCGAGGAGCACGGCGGTCGGATCAAACAGCAGGAGGTCGTCTCGGAACTGGACTGGACCGAGGCCAAGACGAGTCAGGTTATCAGCGGGTTGCGGGAGGAAGAGGAGATCGAGGTCTTCCGGATCGGCCGGGAGAACGTGCTCGCGCTGCCGGACGACGACGAGCGGGACTCCCAACCACCGTGA